The following nucleotide sequence is from Mycobacterium sp. 3519A.
GGAAATCCGAAAAGCCCGCGGTGTCAATGAATTCCGACAGCGCGATCAGCGCCACCGTGCCGCCACCGACCCCGTTGAACAGGGCGACCAGCTGCGGCATCGCGGTCATCTTCGTCATCCGGGCCGGCGGCACCCCGAGTGCCACCCCGAGCAGGAGGCCGGCGATGATCAGGCCCCAGTTCTCGCTGTGCCGGATCGCGATCAGCGTCGCGAGGACCGCGACGGCCATCCCCGCACCCGCGATCCAGTTGCCGCGCACCGCGGTCTTGGGTCCGGTCAACCCCATCAGGCCGTAGATGAACATCGCGAACGCGATGATGTACAGCACTGTGACGAGATAGTTCATCGCGCTTGCCCATTCGTTCCCACGGCGGAGGCCGGCTTCTTACCTTTGAACATGCCCAGCATCCGGTCGGTCACCACGAAGCCGCCGACCACGTTGAGCGTGCCGAACACGACCGCGACGAACAGGATGACCTGCTCGGCGAGGTTGGGGTGCTCGACGCGGCCGAGCACCACCAGCGCACCGATCAGCACGATGCCGTGAATTGCGTTGGTGCCCGACATCAACGGGGTGTGCAAGGTGTTGGGCACCTTGGAGATCACCGAGAACCCGACGAACCCTGACAACACCAGGATCGCCAGATTGGCCAACAACTGGTCGTACATCTCAGTTGGTCTCCTCACGTGTGACGCACGAAGCAGCCACGACTTCGTCTTCGAAATCCGGTGCCACTTCGCCGTCCTTGATCAACAGCTCGAGCAGCGACGCAATGTTCTTGGCGTACAACTCGCTGGCGTGTTCGGGCATGGTGGCAGGCAGGTTCAGCGGCGACGCGATCGTCACATCGTGTTTGACGACGGTCTGGCCGGGTTCGGTCAGCTCGCAGTTGCCGCCGGTCTCACCGGCCAGGTCGACCACCACACTGCCCGGCTTCA
It contains:
- a CDS encoding NAD(P) transhydrogenase subunit alpha, with translation MYDQLLANLAILVLSGFVGFSVISKVPNTLHTPLMSGTNAIHGIVLIGALVVLGRVEHPNLAEQVILFVAVVFGTLNVVGGFVVTDRMLGMFKGKKPASAVGTNGQAR